One genomic window of Centroberyx gerrardi isolate f3 chromosome 15, fCenGer3.hap1.cur.20231027, whole genome shotgun sequence includes the following:
- the ankrd1a gene encoding ankyrin repeat domain-containing protein 1 yields MGLLSVEELVTGKRSEGKEADDFHGGVYEAAVNQEKQDDRRSHRELGGGALPEESDSGSEQEEVSVAALNTDKSGRLKLETVDDLFNILQLRKRRRERKAPVHRKQPEPEIIPETVDEEMFLTAAMENKLPLVEKYLADGGNPDAVDHFQRTALHKASFKGNLEIIKRLLEAGAAIHSKDKLEATAVHWACRGGSLSALELLLNQGAQFTSRDKLRSTPLHVAVRTGHCDCAEHLIHCGADVNAKDRDGDTPMHDAVRINRFKMIRLLMMYGASLHTKNCDGKTPLETLYSWQSGAKSLLYNISEEKSDQ; encoded by the exons ATGGGACTGCTCAGCGTTGAGGAACTG GTGACCGGTAAGAGGTCCGAGGGCAAGGAGGCGGACGACTTCCATGGGGGAGTGTACGAGGCGGCTGTCAATCAAGAGAAGCAGGATGACCGCAGGTCCCACAGGGAGCTGGGGGGCGGAGCTCTGCCAGAGGAGAGCGACAGTGGCAGCGAGCAGGAGGAAGTCAGCGTGGCTGCACTCAAT ACGGATAAAAGCGGCCGGCTGAAGCTGGAGACGGTGGACGACCTGTTCAACATCCTgcagctgaggaagaggaggagggagaggaaggctcCGGTCCACAGGAAGCAGCCGGAGCCCGAGATCATC CCTGAGACGGTGGATGAGGAGATGTTTCTGACAGCGGCCATGGAGAACAAACTGCCGCTGGTGGAGAAATACCTGGCGGACGGAGGAAACCCCGACGCGGTCGACCAT TTCCAGAGAACAGCGCTGCACAAAGCTTCCTTCAAGGGAAACCTGGAGATCATCAAGAGGCTGCTGGAGGCTGGAGCCGCCATCCACAGCAAGGACAAG CTGGAGGCCACAGCGGTGCACTGGGCCTGCAGAGGAGGCAGCCTGTCGGCTCTGGAGCTTCTTCTCAACCAGGGAGCCCAGTTCACTTCCAGAGACAAG ctgcGCAGCACTCCTCTCCATGTGGCGGTGCGGACGGGACACTGTGACTGTGCAGAGCATCTCATCCACTGTGGAGCAGACGTCAACGCCAAAGACAGA GATGGAGACACGCCCATGCACGATGCTGTGAGAATAAACCGATTCAAGATGATCAGGCTGTTGATGATGTATGGAGCCAGTCTCCACACCAAGAACTGT GATGGAAAAACTCCACTGGAGACCCTTTATTCCTGGCAGAGCGGAGCCAAGAGCCTTCTCTATAACATCAGTGAGGAGAAGTCTGaccagtag